Proteins from one Triticum aestivum cultivar Chinese Spring chromosome 7A, IWGSC CS RefSeq v2.1, whole genome shotgun sequence genomic window:
- the LOC123147957 gene encoding aspartate aminotransferase, mitochondrial: MAMSRAAAAVGRRRCGPRLPAARSMASWFGHVEPAAKDPILGVTEAFLADPSPDKVNVGVGAYRDDDGKPVVLECVREAERRIAGSTNMEYLPMGGSVKMIEESLKLAYGEDSEFIKDKRIAAVQALSGTGACRLFADFQKRFLPDSQIYIPTPTWSNHHNIWRDAQVPQRTFAYYHPESRGLDFAGLMDDIKNAPEGSFFLLHACAHNPTGVDPSEEQWREISQQFKVKNHFPFFDMAYQGFASGDPERDAKAIRIFLEDGHQIGCAQSYAKNMGLYGQRAGCLSILCDDEIQAVDVKSQLQQIARPMYSNPPIHGALIVSTILGDPALKSLWLKEVKGMADRIIGMRKALKESLEKLGSPLSWEHITNQIGMFCYSGMTPEQVDRLTNEFHIYMTRNGRISMAGVTTGNVAYLANAIHEVTKPI; this comes from the exons atggcgatgtcTCGCGCCGCGGCAGCGGTCGGGCGGCGCCGGTGCGGGCCGCGCCTGCCCGCGGCGAGGTCCATGGCGTCGTGGTTCGGCCACGTGGAGCCGGCCGCCAAGGACCCCATCCTCGGCGTCACCGAGGCCTTCCTCGCCGACCCCTCGCCGGACAAAGTGAACGTCGGCGTC GGTGCGTACCGGGACGACGACGGGAAGCCCGTGGTGCTCGAGTGCGTGCGCGAGGCGGAGCGGCGCATCGCCGGGAGCACCAACAT GGAGTACCTTCCAATGGGAGGAAGCGTGAAGATGATCGAGGAGTCGCTGAAGCTGGCATACGGGGAGGATTCTGAGTTCATCAAGGACAAGAGGATTGCGGCAGTGCAGGCTCTTTCAGGGACTGGTGCATGTCGCCTCTTTGCAGATTTCCAGaaacgcttcttgccggattcacaGATCTACATACCTACGCCTACATGGTCAAA CCATCACAACATTTGGAGGGATGCCCAGGTACCACAAAGAACATTTGCCTACTACCACCCGGAATCAAGAGGACTGGACTTTGCAGGCCTAATGGATGATATCAAG AACGCTCCAGAGGGTTCCTTCTTTTTGCTTCATGCATGTGCTCACAATCCCACTGGGGTCGATCCTTCTGAGGAACAGTGGAGAGAGATAtctcaacaattcaag GTGAAGAACCATTTCCCATTTTTCGACATGGCATACCAAGGATTTGCCAGTGGTGACCCAGAGAGAGATGCCAAGGCAATTCGGATCTTTCTCGAAGATGGACATCAAATTGGATGTGCACAGTCATATGCAAAAAACATGGGACTTTATGGCCAAAGAGCAGGATGCCTTAG TATTCTCTGCGACGATGAAATACAAGCAGTTGATGTGAAGAGCCAGTTACAACAGATTGCCAGACCTATGTACAGCAACCCACCCATTCACGGCGCACTAATTGTTTCCACTATCCTTGGTGATCCAGCACTGAAAAGCTTATGGCTGAAAGAGGTCAAG GGTATGGCTGATCGCATTATTGGAATGCGAAAAGCACTTAAGGAGAGCCTTGAAAAGTTGGGTTCACCATTATCATGGGAACATATTACTAATCAG ATTGGCATGTTTTGCTACAGCGGGATGACACCTGAACAAGTTGATCGCTTAACAAATGAATTTCACATATACATGACTCGTAATGGCAGGATAAG CATGGCTGGTGTAACAACAGGAAATGTCGCATATTTGGCTAACGCTATTCATGAGGTCACTAAGCCAATTTAA